The Capsicum annuum cultivar UCD-10X-F1 chromosome 1, UCD10Xv1.1, whole genome shotgun sequence sequence GTGCAGAAGCAATATAGTTTAAAGAGTTCCTTTACATGTGTGTACTGttttatatttgaaatacaaaacaaataaaatttgaaagcACCTAAGAAGAAAGTAGTCTTACAAATTATTTGTTACTCAAATTGTTTTGATATGAGCATTATCTGTCCCTTCAGTTGAAAAAGGACAAACTAAGCTTTCAATGTAGATTTCCCTATCATTATTGCTGTCAAGGTTAGTAatgtttgtatatttatatgAGTCATCTTTTGTATTATATATAATGTAAGGTTGTGGATGAATGAACAACATTTCACCTTTGTTTGACATGAAACAAGGCGACCCATTGCAACATCCCTCAATATGGAGCTTATAACGGTCGTCTTCAATGGGATAACCCAAGTCAACAGCCTCATTAACAGAGTTATTAAATAAAGATGCAACATGCAAGTCTCTATAACACCATTTATCTCCAAACTTAAGATCATTCAAAACAAGCAAATGGAGCATCTCTTCCTTATTAGCTGATAAACTGAGATGGGTGTCGATAAATTCAGGGCTAGAGATTAAAGCAAGCCAAGTTTTCGAAATAGATCTGAATGTCAATAGAGATTTTACCGAAAGCTTGGAGAGGATTTCAGTGATGATTTCTGGTGGCAAAATACACATTGAATCTGCTGGAAATTGAGTAACATTGGAAGAGCCTTCTTCACCTTCCATTGATCAGTAAGACAGAGTCACAAATGACCATTTGTATACACCCAACACCaaccttcaatttttttctcaatttatataCTCCCACCACGTGTCAAGTTATCCGCGGTGATTTCAAAGTAGTACACAAGTTTTTCTCAACTGTACATCTACTTCTACTCCCACCATGTGTCATGTTATGTGTGGTGATTTCAAAATAGTACACAAATTATTCTCCACTGTACTATTTACTTCTATTCCGACCAGTGTCAAATAATTTAAGGATAATTAAAAGCTACAATTTATGTCCTATAAAATTTCTTTTGAGATGTGTGTCATATGTcgataattaatttattttgggcAATAAATGAGGATTGTGTCATACTATTCAATACTTCATACTATTCAATATACATATAATAGTAATGAATAGAAATAGACTCTCTTTTAGGAAGGACGAACAACTAATTAGGAATGGAAgaatatatgatatatacatgtaATAATATTGAATAGGAATAGACTCAATATATCCTCAATTATAAATGTCAAACGTTCTGGATACCAGCCCATCCAACAGTTAAATGGACCAAGTACAGAGTtgcatcaaaatatatttgttacAACACTTAGTAGCAacatattcaaataaaaatcataaaatacgAGAATAGAAATCTAAATGAAGGTAATACTATCTTTCGGATGATGGAGGGCTCATCACTTCTCAACGAAAATACAAACACCCTAGTGCTGCATAGAATCATAGAAAAGTGCCTCCGAACCTTCAGAGATGGTCAGTACAGTGAGTACTAACATGCAACCTGGgataaaggaaataaatattttataaggcAAGTCCTAACTCATTTAAgcatccataataataataaaggttTGTCGCATGGTTAGCACAGAGCCTCAGTCCAAATTTGCCGCACATACTGAGATTTGGCTAAAATCACCAATAGACTAAAGCCACCATATAATCCTCATGTTAAA is a genomic window containing:
- the LOC107863977 gene encoding F-box/kelch-repeat protein At3g06240 isoform X1, which translates into the protein MEGEEGSSNVTQFPADSMCILPPEIITEILSKLSVKSLLTFRSISKTWLALISSPEFIDTHLSLSANKEEMLHLLVLNDLKFGDKWCYRDLHVASLFNNSVNEAVDLGYPIEDDRYKLHIEGCCNGSPCFMSNKGKSTLKA
- the LOC107863977 gene encoding F-box/kelch-repeat protein At3g06240 isoform X2, with the translated sequence MEGEEGSSNVTQFPADSMCILPPEIITEILSKLSVKSLLTFRSISKTWLALISSPEFIDTHLSLSANKEEMLHLLVLNDLKFGDKWCYRDLHVASLFNNSVNEAVDLGYPIEDDRYKLHIEGCCNGSPCFMSNKDLNPSN